The following are encoded in a window of Chaetodon auriga isolate fChaAug3 chromosome 24, fChaAug3.hap1, whole genome shotgun sequence genomic DNA:
- the mpdz gene encoding multiple PDZ domain protein isoform X5: protein MIETMDTQRALQAVERLQAKLKERGEVPTEEKLSLLKSVLQSPLFHQILALQKSVQHLRDQGSVPGPRGSDHGDPVAAVKPNGGHAFYPDTPAATHINGKTSSEEFEHIIHSMAQGRYVTHAELEKPVSGGLGFSVVGLKSENRGELGIFIQEIQPGSVAHCDGKLKEADQILAINGQPLDQTVTHQQAIGILQSASERVCLTVARGPIPQLASPMVSRTPSAASTLSANSSAWQHVETIELVNDGTGLGFGIVGGKTTGVIVKTILPGGIADQDGRLRSGDHILRIGGTDLYGMGSEQVAQVLRQCGNRVKLVVTRGPVDENPSLSAVMPVVLPTVSEQQDYEEEEVEAFDVSLTKNAQGLGITIAGYVGDKNSEPSGIFVKSITKDSAVDQDGRIHVGDQIIAVDGVNIQGYTNQQAVEVLKHTGQTVHLKLIRRGFRPDKIPPAVAPSVTILPASTTIPTTTTVMRELELERKKAEEAAQVSTDEKPLQTKSEGSDVSPATDQLTEDKHGMKLTPFEEEELMKKWQEILGPSNEVVVAQVEKFSENSGLGISLEANSGHHYIRSVLPEGPVGRCGKLFSGDELLEVNGISLIGETHKEVVRILKELPLSVYMTCCRPAPHLQTDIDAVQPQSEALSTTPELKKQIDLSNVLVAEDSEVSAAATTQDNVTEEAIGSPLAMWELEIQNIELEKGEGGLGFSILDYQDPLDPSKTVIVIRSLVPNGVAEQDGRLLPGDRLMYVNATNLENASLEDAVQALKGAKLGKVQIGVAKPLPGICGYSHSPHPYGEQEITPSSTIHSFDFNNILVEGREEEGLTEGIVYRAEPALIDTSEADLPDEKVLDHTYSGIEDDTFQASMIALHGSSCSADLDYLHSSTPKLTARLDLLDEHPRFATSPGLTDNTQAFSPEKSASFTPPSLRGHVPDFNAILSSSDQYLAQHPTKEELGECANSYSPFVEIGSRSNVPEEPVESLHYQKEPPLSYGDIADIKILMKDEQVGMQESTEDGDKEALTSGSSFERTITVVKGNSSLGMTVSAMKDGLGMLIRSIIHGGSISRDGRLGVGDLILAINGEPTANLTNAQARAMLRRHSLIGPDLGSACAPEDDLCPFYVITYVPAEYLEEYKANLEQAKEDVFTETAPVPVSAPKDIPNLPEREDGEGEESASYSNWNQPRKVELFREPGKSLGISIVGGRGMGSRLSNGEVMRGIFIKHILEDSPAGQNGTLKTGDRIVEVDGVDLRDASHEEAVEAIRRAGNPVSFLVQSIIHRPRSSITDSSEERAAAITRDNKDKEGDSHSRLFLRLSPTNPFTPTPFKPAKREAAKASPTSTVLLLPVVPHVGETDTDTLTEIPGRPAEAEEEREEEEEEEDEFGYSWKNIIQRYGSLPGVLHMIELEKGKTGLGLSLAGNRDRSRMSVFVVGIDPNGAAGRDGRMVVGDELLEINGQVLYGHSHQNASSIIKSSPSKVKIIFVRNTEALNQMAVGPVREHEGDTVEPHAELETTAANGDADTSKYVHHIIKLKEDGGLGITFEEGNTESGVEIQSISEVAGHTGKEGCMKAGDRLLAVNGESVLGYTVEKVSSLLRKTKGPVKLTFSTNETPSSFSSPQSTCQDTACTDGVLASLPSMPSAATSTPSHPEVEAGTSLSRSSTPSTLACDPATCPIIPGCETTIEICKGRTGLGLSIVGGCDTLLGAIIIHEVYEEGAASKDGRLWAGDQILEVNGIDLREASHDEAINVLRQTPQRVRLAVYRDETQYKEEDLWDSFTVELHKKPGQGLGLSIVGRRSRDQRNDTGVFVSDIVKGGLADTHGQLMQGDQILSVNGEDVRSATQEATAALLKCCVGPIKMEVGRFKAGPFHSERRLSQSSQMSETGSSKVASQSCSDSANLPDDPNKLIRSADSPEQQDTRTVEFTKGPSDSLGISIAGGVGSPLGDIPIFIAMMNPVGVAAQTQKLKIGDRIVSICGTSAEGMSHSQAVNLLKSATGTIQLQVIAGGDTTVTGPSQEQAAGGLTPSCIFQDDLGPPQYKTITLGRGPDGLGFSIVGGFGSPHGDLPIYVKTVFGKGAAAEDGRLKRGDQIMAVNGQSLEGVTHEEAVGILKKTKGTVTLTVLS, encoded by the exons ATGATAGAAACAATGG ATACACAGCGTGCCTTGCAGGCGGTGGAGCGTCTCCAGGCCAAACTGAAGGAGCGGGGGGAGGTGCCCACTGAGGAGAAGCTCAGCCTGCTCAAATCGGTGCTCCAGAGCCCCCTCTTCCACCAGATCCTGGCCTTGCAGAAGTCCGTCCAGCATCTCAGAGATCAG GGGAGTGTCCCAGGACCACGTGGGAGTGACCATGGCGATCCCGTTGCCGCAGTCAAGCCCAATGGTGGCCATGCTTTCTACCCAGACACACCAGCTGCTACACATATCAATGGCAAGACGTCGTCTGAAGAATTTGAACACATTATTCACTCCATGGCGCAG GGGCGCTACGTGACGCACGCAGAGCTGGAGAAGCCGGTGTCAGGGGGTCTTGGCTTCAGCGTGGTGGGCCTAAAGAGCGAGAACCGCGGAGAGCTCGGCATCTTCATCCAGGAAATTCAACCGGGAAGCGTGGCTCACTG TGATGGGAAGCTTAAAGAAGCTGACCAGATCTTAGCCATCAATGGCCAGCCCCTGGACCAGACGGTGACCCACCAGCAGGCTATAGGCATCCTGCAGAGCGCTTCAGAGAGGGTGTGTCTCACGGTGGCAAGAGGACCGATTCCTCAGCTGGCCAGTCCGATGGTGTCCCGCACGCCCTCTGCTGCCAGCACACTGTCAGCCAACTCCAGCGCG TGGCAGCACGTGGAGACAATTGAGCTGGTCAATGACGGCACTGGCCTTGGCTTCGGTATTGTTGGAGGAAAGACCACTGGGGTTATTGTCAAAACCATCCTTCCTGGAGGCATCGCTGATCAG GACGGCCGCCTGCGCAGCGGGGACCACATCCTGAGAATCGGAGGCACTGACCTGTACGGCATGGGCAGCGAACAGGTGGCTCAGGTCCTCAGGCAGTGTGGCAACAGGGTGAAGCTGGTGGTCACCAGGGGTCCTGTGGATGAgaatccctccctctctgctgtcatgcCTGTGGTGCTCCCCACTGTCAGTGAACAACAG GAttatgaggaagaggaggttgAAGCATTTGATGTGAGCCTTACCAAGAACGCGCAGGGACTAGGGATCACTATTGCTGGCTATGTTGGAGATAAAAATTCAG AGCCCTCTGGTATTTTTGTGAAGAGCATAACAAAAGACAGTGCCGTAGATCAAGATGGCCGTATTCATGTCGGAGACCAGATAATAGCT GTCGATGGTGTAAACATCCAAGGATACACCAATCAACAGGCAGTGGAAGTGCTCAAACACACGGGCCAGACAGTCCACCTTAAGCTGATCCGGCGGGGCTTCAGGCCTGACAAGATCCCCCCCGCTGTGGCCCCCAGTGTCACCATCCTGCCCGCATCCACCACcatccccaccaccaccaccgtcatgagggagctggagctggagaggaagaaggcTGAGGAGGCTGCTCAAG tcagtACAGATGAAAAGCCGCTGCAGACAAAGAGTGAAGGATCTGATGTCAGCCCAGCCACGGATCAGCTAACAGAGGACAAACATG GGATGAAGCTCACACCCTTTGAAGAGGAGGAACTAATGAAGAAGTGGCAAGAAATTCTGGGTCCAAGTAATGAAGTTGTT GTGGCTCAGGTGGAGAAGTTTAGTGAGAACAGTGGCCTGGGCATCAGTCTGGAAGCCAACAGCGGGCATCATTACATCCGCTCTGTTCTGCCAGAGGGACCTGTTGGTCGCTGTGGCAAGCTGTTCAGTGGAGATGAACTGCTTGAG GTCAATGGTATATCCCTAATTGGTGAGACCCACAAGGAAGTAGTCAGAATCTTGAAGGAGCTCCCACTTTCTGTCTACATGACATGCTGTAGGCCAGCCCCTCACCTGCAGACTGACATAGATGCTGTCCAACCACAGTCAGAGGCTTTATCCACAACACCGGAATTAAAG AAACAAATAGACCTGAGCAACGTTTTGGTTGCAGAAGACTCAGAGGTGAGCGCAGCGGCAACAACACAGGATAATGTGACAGAGGAGGCGATAGGATCTCCTTTGGCAATGTGGGAGCTGGAGATCCAGAATATCGAGCTTGAAAAGGGAGAAGGGGGATTGGGATTCAGCATTCTGGACTACCAG GACCCGCTGGACCCCTCCAAGACGGTGATCGTGATTCGCTCTCTGGTTCCCAACGGTGTGGCTGAGCAGGATGGCAGACTGCTGCCAGGAGACCGACTCATGTACGTTAACGCCACCAACCTGGAGAATGCCAGCCTGGAGGACGCTGTCCAGGCCCTGAAGGGGGCTAAGCTCGGCAAGGTCCAGATAGGAGTTGCCAAACCACTGCCT GGAATATGTGGATATTCCCACTCTCCGCACCCATATGGTGAGCAGGAAATTACTCCATCATCCACCATCCATTCATTTGACTTCAACAATATTTTGGTTGAAGGACGAGAGGAAGAAGGACTGACTGAGGGCATCGTTTACCGAGCAGAGCCTGCATTG ATTGATACCAGCGAAGCAGACCTCCCTGATGAAAAGGTGTTAGATCACACTTACTCTGGCATAGAAGATGACACTTTCCAGGCGTCCATGATTGCTCTGCACGGTAGCAGCTGCAGCGCGGACCTGGATTACCTGCACTCATCCACACCCAAG CTGACAGCTCGCCTGGACTTGTTGGACGAGCATCCCCGCTTTGCAACATCGCCGGGCCTCACAGACAACACTCAAGCATTCTCTCCGGAGAAGTCTGCCTCTTTCACTCCTCCGAGTTTGAGAGGTCACGTCCCGGATTTTAATGCCATACTAAGCAGTTCTGATCAGTACCTGGCACAGCACCCGACAAAAGAGGAACTGGGGGAGTGTGCAAACTCATACAGCCCGTTCGTGGAAATAGGGAGCAGATCTAACGTCCCGGAAGAACCTGTGGAGTCTCTTCACTATCAGAAGGAGCCACCCTTGTCTTATGGAGATATTGCAGACATAAAGATCTTGATGAAG GACGAGCAGGTCGGCATGCAAGAATCCACAGAAGACGGCGACAAGGAGGCTCTGACCTCAGGGAGCAGCTTTGAAAGGACTATCACAGTCGTGAAGGGCAACTCCAGCCTTG GGATGACAGTGAGCGCCATGAAGGATGGTTTGGGAATGCTGATCCGCAGTATCATCCACGGTGGGTCCATCAGCCGCGATGGACGTCTGGGCGTCGGGGATCTCATCCTGGCCATCAATGGGGAGCCCACAGCCAACCTGACCAATGCTCAGGCCCGCGCCATGCTTAGAAGACACTCTCTCATTGGACCAGACCTGGG ATCTGCTTGTGCACCTGAGGACGATCTGTGCCCATTTTATGT CATTACATATGTTCCAGCAGAGTATCTGGAGGAGTACAAAGCCAACTTAGAGCAGGCTAAAGAAGATGTCTTCACCGAAACAGCTCCAGTCCCAGTCTCAGCTCCAAA AGACATTCCGAACCTCCCCGAACGggaagatggagagggagaggagagtgcCTCTTACAGCAACTGGAACCAACCCAGGAA AGTGGAGCTCTTCCGAGAACCAGGCAAGTCCCTGGGTATCAGTATCGTCGGGGGCCGAGGGAtgggcagcaggctgagcaaTGGAGAAGTGATGAGGGGCATTTTTATCAAGCACATCCTGGAGGACAGCCCTGCTGGACAGAACGGGACCCTGAAGACCGGAGACAGGATTGTAGAG GTGGATGGAGTTGATCTAAGAGATGCCAGTCATGAGGAGGCAGTCGAGGCCATACGCAGGGCAGGCAACCCTGTCTCCTTCTTGGTCCAGAGTATTATCCACAGGCCCAGG TCATCGATAACAGACTCCAGTGAGGAGAGAGCTGCGGCCATAACGAGGGACAACAAGGACAAG GAGGGTGACAGTCACAGTAGACTTTTCCTCCGCCTCTCCCCAACTAACCCTTTCACTCCTACCCCGTTTAAG CCGGCGAAGCGCGAAGCGGCGAAGGCATCTCCCACCAgcactgtcctcctcctgccagTGGTGCCCCATGTGGGAGAGACTGATACAGACACGCTGACAGAGATTCCTGGCAGACCcgctgaggcagaggaggagagggaggaggaggaggaggaggaggatgagttTGGATACAGCTGGA AGAACATAATCCAGCGCTATGGCAGCCTCCCAGGTGTCCTGCACATGATCGAGCTGGAGAAAGGAAAGACGGGCCTGGGCCTCAGCCTGGCAGGGAACAGGGACCGCTCCCGCATGAGCGTGTTTGTGGTGGGGATAGACCCTAACGGGGCGGCCGGCAGGGACGGGCGTATGGTGGTCGGGGACGAGCTGCTGGAG ATCAATGGGCAAGTCCTCTACGGCCACAGTCACCAGAATGCATCTTCCATAATCAAGAGCTCTCCATCCAAAGTCAAAATCATCTTTGTCAG GAACACGGAGGCGCTGAACCAGATGGCTGTGGGACCGGTGAGAGAGCACGAGGGAGACACAGTGGAGCCCCACGCTGAG CTCGAAACAACCGCTGCTAATGGCGACGCCGATACTTCAAAATATGTGCATCACATCATAAAGCTGAAG GAGGATGGAGGACTTGGCATCACCTTTGAGGAGGGGAACACTGAGAGTGGAGTCGAGATTCAGAGTATATCTGAAGTGGCGGGACACACAGGCAAA GAGGGCTGCATGAAAGCAGGGGACAGACTCTTAGCTGTGAATGGGGAATCAGTGCTCGGCTACACTGTGGAAAAG GTCAGTTCTCTGCTGAGAAAAACCAAAGGTCCAGTGAAGCTAACCTTCTCTACAAATGagaccccctcctccttctcctctccccagTCGACCTGCCAGGACACTGCTTGCACAGATGGCGTCCTTGCCAGCTTACCCAGCATGCCGAGTGCTGCCACGTCTACCCCGAGTCATCCGGAGGTGGAAGCAGGCACAA GTCTGAGTCGCTCGTCCACTCCCTCCACTCTGGCCTGCGACCCGGCGACCTGCCCCATCATCCCCGGCTGTGAGACCACCATTGAAATCTGCAAGGGCCGAACAGGCCTGGGCCTGAGCATCGTGGGAGGCTGTGACACCCTGCTG GGGGCCATCATTATCCATGAAGTCTATGAAGAAGGGGCAGCCTCGAAAGATGGCCGCCTGTGGGCAGGAGACCAAATCCTCGAG GTGAACGGCATCGACCTGCGTGAAGCCAGTCACGATGAAGCCATCAACGTGCTGCGACAGACCCCACAGAGAGTCCGGCTGGCGGTGTACAGGGATGAGACCCAGTACAAGGAGGAAGACCTGTGGGACTCGTTCACCGTAGAGCTCCACAAGAAGCCTGGACAGGGCCTGGGCCTGAGCATCGtggggaggag atCACGGGACCAGAG GAACGACACaggagtgtttgtgtctgatatTGTGAAAGGAGGTTTGGCGGACACTCACGGCCAACTGATGCAAGGCGACCAGATCCTGTCAGTCAACGGGGAGGATGTCAGGTCGGCCACTCAGGAGGCCACGGCTGCGCTGCTCAAG tgctgtGTGGGGCCTATAAAAATGGAGGTCGGGAGGTTTAAGGCAGGCCCCTTCCACTCTGAAAGACGCCTGTCTCAAAGCAGTCAG ATGAGTGAAACAGGCAGCTCCAAGGTGGCCTCTCAGTCTTGTTCAGACTCTGCAAACCTTCCCGATGACCctaacaaactgatcaggagtGCAGATT ctccagagcagcaggacaccAGAACAGTAGAGTTCACTAAAGGTCCCAGTGATTCTCTGGGTATCAGTATAGCAGGCGGCGTGGGAAGCCCTCTGGGTGACATACCCATCTTTATCGCCATGATGAATCCCGTCGGCGTGGCTGCTCAGACCCAGAAGCTCAAG